Part of the Tepiditoga spiralis genome, TTTATTTTTGTTTAAAAAAGATAAAAATGAATTCTGGAAAAATAAAAGGTATACCAAAGCAATTTATAGATGAATTAAAAATAGATATGGGAATAGAGAATTTAATAAATGAAGAAAAAATTGAATTAGTGGATGATGTGTACAAGATAAAACAATGAAAAATTTACATATTTTTCATAAAAATTGTTTTTCTAATATGATAGAATTAGCGAGTGGACTGTGGTTTTAAATCCAATTTTTTTTGGTACCTTTAGTCCCAACTTATTATTCCATAAAACAGGAGGTGACACTATGTACGCTATTATTGACTTTGGTGGTAAGCAGTACAAGGTAGAAGAAGGTCAAGTTCTTTATACCGAAACAGTAAAAGGTATAGAGGCAGGATCAGAATATGTTTTTGACAAAGTAGTATTCCTAAAGAGCGAAGATGGAGCAAAAATGGGAAAACCATTTGTTGAAGGTGCAAGTGTAAAGGCAGAAGTTGTTGAACACGGAAGAGACAACAAAATTTTAGTTGTTAAATTTAGAGGAAGAAAAATGTATAGAAGAAGAATGGGCCATAGACAAAATTATACAGCTTTAAAAATAACAAAAATTGTTGGATGATAAAAGCTATTTTTAAAGGAAATGAAATTTTAGTAAAAGGTCATGCAATGTACGCAAACGTAGGACAAGATATAGTTTGCAGTGCTGTTAGTTCAATAACTCAATTTGTAGCTCAAATTTTGTTAGAAGAAAAAACAGCTAATTGTGAAATCAAAGAAGGTTATTTAAAGATAAAAATAATATCTAATGATGAAATGACTATAAAACTTGTAAAGTACATGAAAGAAGCCTTAATGGGAATCGAAGAAGATTATCCGAAACATTTGAAAGTGGAGGTGAAATAATAAATGAAAATGAATTTGCAACTTTTTGCTAAAAGTGTTGACCACAATAGACATGATAGTAATCCTAAATATTTAGGTATAAAGAGTCCAGAAGGAAAATTCATTAAAGCTGGAAGTATAATTGTGAGACAAAGAGGAACAAAAATCCATCCAGGTAAAAATGTTGGACTTGGAAAAGACTTTACAATATTTGCTACAGCAGATGGAAAAGTAAAGTTTTTTGATAAAAATAACAGAAAGTATGTAAGTATAATAACAGAATAATGAATAGCTCTAAAAAATTAGCGATTTCAGGTATAGTTGCAGGATTATCTTTTTTATTGACTTTTATAGAATTCCCTATATTTCCTGCAGTAGGTTTTTTAAAATTTGATCCAAGTGATTCTCTTATTGCATTAGTTGTTTTACTTTATGGATGGATACCGGCTTTTTTTACTTTGAGTGTAAAAAGTATTTTATTTTTATTAAAGGCTGGTAGTGGAGGACCAATAGGTATTTTAATGGGATTTTCTGCTGGACTTGCTTATATTTCAGGCTTGTATTTTGTAAAGAAATCAATTAATGAAGAGAAAAAAATAAAAAGTTATTTTTTATATCTTATTACATCTTTGACTGTTGGTCTTGTTATGTGTTTTTTCAATTATTTTGTAGCATTACCATTTTGGTTAAATGATGTTAAAAGTATAGGAGATATTGCTGTTCAATTTAAAAAACAATATTATATGGATATACTTACTTTTTTTGAATTTTTAATGGCATTTAATTTTATAAAGTTTACGATAGACTCGATTATCGCACATTTTATTTATAGAAAAACTAAAAATATACTTGAGAAATGAAAGGAGGAAGGAATAATGGCTTCCAAAATGACACAAAAGACTTATGTGGCAAAGCCAACGGAAATAGAAAGAAAATGGTATCTAGTAGATGCAGAAGGTAAAACATTAGGAAGATTAGCATCTCAAATAGCTATGATACTTCAAGGTAAAACAAAGCCAACATATACTTCATTTATAGATACAGGAGACTTTGTTGTAGTTATAAATGCTGAAAAAATACATTTAACAGGTAAGAAATTAGAACAGAAAATTTATTATAGACATTCTAACTATCCAGGAGGGTTAAAAGAAACAAAAGCAAGACACATGTTAGAAAAACACCCTACAAGAGTTATTATGCATGCTGTTAAAGGTATGCTTCCAAAAAGTATTCTTGGAAAGCAAATGTTGAAAAAATTAAAGGTTTATGCAGGTCCAGAACATCCACATACTGCACAAAAACCAGAAAAAATAGAATTATAAGGAGGGAAGAGTTAAATGGCTGAATTCATAGATTACTATGGAACAGGAAGAAGAAAGACTTCAGTTGCAAGAGTTCATCTCAGACCAGGTGAAGGTAAAATAAAAATTAATGGAAAAGAATATAAAGATTCAGTTGAATATTTTAATAACAATTCAGTTTGGAAAAAGCATGCAATGGATCCACTAGTTGTTACACAAAATGAAAATAAATTTGAC contains:
- the rplU gene encoding 50S ribosomal protein L21 gives rise to the protein MYAIIDFGGKQYKVEEGQVLYTETVKGIEAGSEYVFDKVVFLKSEDGAKMGKPFVEGASVKAEVVEHGRDNKILVVKFRGRKMYRRRMGHRQNYTALKITKIVG
- the rpmA gene encoding 50S ribosomal protein L27 codes for the protein MKMNLQLFAKSVDHNRHDSNPKYLGIKSPEGKFIKAGSIIVRQRGTKIHPGKNVGLGKDFTIFATADGKVKFFDKNNRKYVSIITE
- a CDS encoding ribosomal-processing cysteine protease Prp produces the protein MIKAIFKGNEILVKGHAMYANVGQDIVCSAVSSITQFVAQILLEEKTANCEIKEGYLKIKIISNDEMTIKLVKYMKEALMGIEEDYPKHLKVEVK
- a CDS encoding ECF transporter S component, with translation MNSSKKLAISGIVAGLSFLLTFIEFPIFPAVGFLKFDPSDSLIALVVLLYGWIPAFFTLSVKSILFLLKAGSGGPIGILMGFSAGLAYISGLYFVKKSINEEKKIKSYFLYLITSLTVGLVMCFFNYFVALPFWLNDVKSIGDIAVQFKKQYYMDILTFFEFLMAFNFIKFTIDSIIAHFIYRKTKNILEK
- the rplM gene encoding 50S ribosomal protein L13, which encodes MASKMTQKTYVAKPTEIERKWYLVDAEGKTLGRLASQIAMILQGKTKPTYTSFIDTGDFVVVINAEKIHLTGKKLEQKIYYRHSNYPGGLKETKARHMLEKHPTRVIMHAVKGMLPKSILGKQMLKKLKVYAGPEHPHTAQKPEKIEL